A window of Thermococcus sp. MV5 contains these coding sequences:
- a CDS encoding cob(I)yrinic acid a,c-diamide adenosyltransferase: MPITTKAGDDGITGIFTGENVAKFSPIIEANGSIDELSSFLGEAKHYVDEDLKKLLEELQIELYSLMADIGSKGKYKKIGEKDIARLEELIKKFENEVELKGFVIPGSTIGSAKLDICRTISRRAERKVAKLVLEYGVGHTVMKYLNRLSDLLFIMARYVEWKEGKIKYVK, from the coding sequence ATGCCGATTACGACGAAAGCAGGGGATGATGGAATAACGGGGATCTTCACTGGGGAAAACGTAGCTAAGTTCTCACCTATAATTGAGGCTAACGGGAGTATAGATGAGCTAAGTTCATTCTTGGGAGAGGCAAAGCATTATGTGGATGAAGATCTTAAAAAGCTCTTAGAAGAACTTCAGATTGAACTTTATTCGCTCATGGCAGATATTGGAAGTAAAGGGAAATATAAAAAAATTGGAGAAAAAGACATTGCTCGTTTGGAAGAACTTATTAAGAAATTCGAAAATGAAGTCGAGCTCAAGGGGTTTGTAATACCGGGTAGCACAATTGGAAGTGCAAAGCTCGATATCTGCAGAACAATCTCAAGAAGGGCAGAGAGAAAGGTGGCAAAGCTTGTGTTAGAATATGGAGTAGGGCACACTGTGATGAAATACTTAAATCGGTTGAGTGACTTGCTATTTATAATGGCCAGGTACGTGGAGTGGAAAGAAGGAAAAATAAAATATGTGAAGTGA
- a CDS encoding TldD/PmbA family protein, with protein sequence MHELVEFAVEKAQELGASYAEARFEEKDGTELVMKNGNPEGLGILAEKGMGIRVIVNGGMGFASTNVLTKESVLEAVKKAVKLAKAAAKLRNKPIQFSNEDFHHVFYEVKMKKDFRNISAEEKMEYLKLIEEKVRETGINVPMRFLRYGDFMWHKVFMNNEGAFVESLIPRVSVMYNLVVFEEGQMEQAPFVQRAFSGGLELIEKDQPWEWAVKDIKALQNLIKEGQKPPEGKVDVVISPEVAGIAVHESVGHPYELDRIMGREAAQAGESFVKPAMLGERIGSDVVTVIEDPTVPNSWGFYLYDDEGVKARPRYLIKNGIINEFLMNREYAAYLGMKSNASARAINYNREPIVRMANTYLAPGDYTFEELIEDIKLGVYMVSFNEWNIDDRRFQQRYIGREAYLIENGEIKHPVRKPILEITTKGLWSSVDAVGKDVEFYPGTCGKGEPGQGVPVWMGGPHARLREVVLRR encoded by the coding sequence ATGCATGAGCTCGTTGAATTTGCGGTTGAGAAAGCACAAGAACTTGGAGCCTCTTATGCCGAGGCAAGGTTTGAAGAAAAAGATGGAACAGAGCTGGTCATGAAGAATGGAAATCCTGAAGGTCTAGGGATTCTAGCTGAGAAAGGAATGGGAATAAGAGTCATAGTTAATGGAGGCATGGGATTTGCCTCTACAAATGTTCTGACAAAAGAAAGTGTTCTTGAGGCTGTAAAAAAAGCCGTGAAGCTAGCAAAGGCTGCAGCAAAATTAAGGAACAAACCCATCCAATTCAGCAATGAAGATTTCCACCACGTTTTTTATGAGGTTAAGATGAAAAAAGACTTTAGAAACATTAGTGCAGAAGAGAAAATGGAGTATTTAAAGCTCATCGAAGAAAAAGTAAGAGAAACCGGAATTAACGTCCCAATGCGATTTCTGAGATATGGAGACTTCATGTGGCACAAGGTCTTCATGAACAATGAAGGTGCATTTGTTGAGAGTCTCATCCCACGAGTCTCAGTCATGTATAACCTGGTCGTCTTTGAAGAAGGGCAGATGGAACAAGCTCCTTTCGTTCAAAGGGCCTTTTCTGGTGGACTTGAACTAATTGAGAAAGACCAACCGTGGGAATGGGCCGTGAAAGACATCAAAGCCCTGCAAAACCTCATAAAAGAAGGTCAAAAACCACCCGAAGGAAAAGTTGATGTTGTGATAAGCCCAGAGGTAGCGGGAATAGCTGTTCACGAGAGTGTTGGCCATCCCTATGAACTGGACAGAATAATGGGAAGAGAAGCTGCTCAAGCGGGAGAAAGTTTCGTAAAGCCCGCAATGCTTGGGGAAAGGATTGGAAGTGATGTCGTGACAGTTATAGAAGACCCAACAGTTCCGAACAGTTGGGGATTCTATCTTTACGATGATGAAGGTGTTAAAGCAAGGCCTAGATATCTCATTAAAAATGGGATAATAAATGAGTTCTTAATGAACAGGGAGTATGCTGCGTACCTTGGAATGAAGTCAAATGCATCAGCCAGAGCAATAAACTACAATCGCGAGCCTATAGTAAGAATGGCAAACACCTATCTCGCGCCAGGGGACTACACCTTTGAAGAGCTGATCGAAGATATAAAGCTAGGCGTTTACATGGTAAGCTTTAACGAATGGAACATAGATGACAGAAGATTCCAACAAAGGTACATAGGAAGAGAGGCATACCTAATCGAGAACGGAGAGATAAAGCACCCTGTAAGAAAGCCAATTCTTGAAATAACTACTAAAGGCCTCTGGAGCAGCGTTGATGCTGTTGGAAAAGACGTCGAATTCTATCCAGGCACCTGTGGAAAAGGTGAACCGGGACAGGGGGTACCAGTATGGATGGGAGGACCACATGCGAGACTTAGGGAGGTAGTGCTGAGGAGGTGA
- a CDS encoding TldD/PmbA family protein: protein MFEVNELILKRAKELGFGDVVVLSYEQSRRQVRFANNEITVAKNWHTQKVELFVEYQKRLASTTLTALDEATIDKALQTLLKSVKNLAPKEDYYGIAEGPFKYKDIPGTFDKAIVELDEPNEYVEVAINAALEEGAKRVAGVLYTDHNKLYLSTSNGIEAFDEGTGIEISVRAFIGDEESGHGTNSVRILKKFDPESAGRKAGEIAKLATNPIQGEAGTFDVIFDPLAFANLLSYMSFMTSAFAVEAGFSFLVGKLGQKVANEKVSIKDVGDMPNAYGTRKFDDEGVPTRETKIIENGILKTYLLNTSFARKYKTETTANAGLLMPQAWNIYLEPGDYSKDEIFGEVKHGIYITNVWYTRFQNYVTGDFSTIPRDGAFLIENGEITKPIRNIRVSDNFQHILENIAALGKDLYHVHWWEVATPVFTPYVLVKNVGITKATK from the coding sequence ATGTTTGAAGTTAACGAATTAATCTTAAAAAGAGCAAAAGAACTCGGATTTGGAGATGTAGTGGTTTTATCATATGAACAAAGCAGAAGACAGGTGAGATTTGCCAACAATGAAATAACAGTTGCAAAGAACTGGCATACTCAAAAGGTTGAGCTCTTCGTCGAGTACCAAAAAAGATTGGCATCCACCACTTTAACGGCTTTAGATGAGGCTACAATAGATAAAGCTCTCCAGACTCTTCTGAAGAGTGTTAAAAATCTGGCACCTAAGGAAGACTACTATGGTATAGCAGAGGGCCCATTTAAGTATAAAGACATTCCTGGAACTTTTGATAAAGCTATAGTTGAACTAGATGAACCAAATGAGTATGTAGAGGTTGCCATTAATGCTGCCCTTGAAGAGGGCGCCAAAAGGGTTGCAGGAGTCCTTTACACTGATCACAACAAACTCTATCTGAGCACCAGCAATGGAATAGAAGCATTTGACGAAGGAACCGGGATAGAGATAAGTGTTAGGGCATTCATAGGCGACGAAGAAAGTGGGCATGGGACAAACTCTGTAAGAATTCTCAAGAAGTTTGACCCAGAAAGTGCTGGAAGAAAAGCAGGAGAAATAGCCAAACTTGCTACCAATCCAATACAAGGCGAAGCAGGAACTTTTGACGTTATTTTTGACCCCTTGGCCTTTGCTAACCTTCTCAGCTATATGAGCTTCATGACCTCTGCATTTGCCGTCGAAGCTGGTTTTAGCTTCTTAGTAGGCAAGTTAGGGCAAAAAGTTGCAAATGAGAAAGTCAGTATCAAGGATGTCGGAGACATGCCAAATGCTTACGGAACGAGAAAATTCGATGATGAGGGAGTTCCCACAAGAGAAACAAAGATAATCGAGAATGGGATCCTAAAAACGTATCTCCTAAATACAAGCTTTGCAAGAAAGTACAAGACCGAGACTACAGCAAATGCTGGTTTACTAATGCCCCAAGCATGGAATATTTATCTTGAACCAGGAGACTACTCAAAAGATGAAATATTTGGCGAAGTTAAGCACGGTATCTACATTACTAATGTATGGTACACAAGATTCCAGAACTATGTTACAGGCGATTTCTCTACGATACCAAGAGATGGAGCATTTTTAATCGAGAATGGGGAGATAACTAAGCCCATAAGAAACATAAGGGTAAGTGACAACTTCCAGCATATATTGGAGAACATTGCCGCATTAGGAAAAGATCTCTATCATGTTCACTGGTGGGAAGTCGCTACTCCCGTGTTTACACCCTATGTTCTCGTGAAAAACGTGGGAATAACAAAGGCAACAAAATAA
- a CDS encoding COG2426 family protein: protein MNNLIEVFLLSLIPTFEGRYAIVYGIGRGYSIFGTLIMASLGILVLSLVLPIALPFIDWVMLKLEDTFLRKFAELYLKYVRRVRRKAHPYVERWGFLGLVVFVAIPLPGTGVWTGSLAAYLFGIEKREAIPALIIGGLLSILITLIPSLGIVKIF, encoded by the coding sequence GTGAACAATTTAATCGAGGTATTTTTGCTCTCTTTGATACCAACATTTGAGGGAAGATATGCAATAGTTTATGGCATTGGTAGGGGCTATTCTATTTTTGGCACTTTGATAATGGCATCTCTTGGAATTTTAGTTCTTTCTCTCGTACTCCCCATTGCGCTTCCTTTTATAGATTGGGTTATGCTTAAGCTTGAGGACACATTTTTGAGGAAATTTGCGGAGCTCTATTTGAAGTATGTAAGGCGAGTAAGGAGAAAAGCCCATCCCTATGTGGAGAGATGGGGCTTTTTGGGCCTTGTAGTATTTGTAGCAATCCCTCTTCCTGGAACAGGAGTATGGACAGGAAGTCTAGCGGCGTATCTGTTTGGAATAGAAAAAAGAGAAGCAATCCCTGCTTTGATCATTGGTGGGCTTTTGAGCATCCTAATAACATTAATTCCAAGCTTAGGAATAGTAAAAATATTTTAA
- a CDS encoding C69 family dipeptidase: MCDILVATPKVTKDNTMLFAKNSDRDPNEAQILEYIPRQKHESEVVRLTYFEFPQVRETYAVVLSRPWWIWGAEMGVNEFDLAIGNTAVFTKEQLSEKGILGMDMIRLALERTKTSKEALNFIIEIIENHTQGGSGSYEHKMVYSNSFIIADPKEAWVLETAGKNWVAKRIEDVYSISNALTIEDEWDLASDSVEKLSKKGNFNFARYFSDRFYTHFAYGRERRAFTYQKLKERKGEITLEYMMEILRSHNVEPYSPEKGSMRDICMHYGGLTRPSQTASSQISELREDLSIHWFTGVSNPCLSIFKPVFFEGGLPDLGEVPNNKYNPKNYWWRMERFHRIFQTNYQAYISEFAKERDELQRTIIEKAKQLEGSTENLEGLTRWAFEEEIKLVERWEKRITPGKFPFFYGMRWKKVNRKAGLRQDF, translated from the coding sequence ATGTGTGATATTCTCGTTGCGACTCCTAAAGTGACTAAAGATAATACAATGCTGTTTGCTAAGAACAGTGATAGAGATCCAAATGAGGCTCAGATTTTGGAATACATCCCAAGGCAAAAGCACGAAAGTGAAGTGGTAAGACTAACTTATTTTGAGTTCCCTCAGGTTAGGGAGACTTATGCAGTGGTTCTTTCTCGACCTTGGTGGATTTGGGGAGCTGAAATGGGAGTGAATGAGTTTGACCTGGCAATTGGTAATACTGCAGTTTTTACAAAAGAACAACTCTCAGAAAAAGGGATCTTGGGAATGGATATGATAAGACTTGCACTTGAGAGAACAAAAACATCTAAAGAAGCTCTTAATTTTATAATTGAGATAATTGAGAATCATACTCAAGGAGGGAGTGGGAGTTACGAACATAAGATGGTATACAGCAACTCTTTCATAATTGCGGATCCAAAAGAAGCTTGGGTTCTTGAAACTGCTGGCAAAAATTGGGTTGCAAAGAGAATTGAGGATGTTTACTCTATTTCAAATGCCCTAACGATTGAAGATGAGTGGGATCTAGCATCTGACAGCGTTGAAAAACTCTCAAAAAAGGGTAACTTCAACTTTGCCCGCTATTTTTCCGATAGGTTCTATACTCATTTTGCCTACGGAAGGGAGAGAAGAGCTTTCACATATCAAAAACTCAAGGAAAGAAAGGGAGAAATAACCCTTGAGTATATGATGGAAATCTTGAGATCACACAATGTTGAGCCATACTCCCCAGAAAAGGGGTCTATGAGAGATATATGCATGCATTATGGGGGTCTAACACGGCCCTCTCAGACTGCATCATCTCAGATTTCAGAGCTTAGGGAAGATTTAAGCATTCACTGGTTTACAGGAGTGTCTAATCCATGTTTAAGCATATTCAAGCCAGTTTTCTTTGAAGGAGGGCTTCCAGATTTGGGAGAAGTCCCTAATAATAAGTATAATCCCAAAAATTACTGGTGGCGCATGGAGAGATTTCATAGAATATTTCAGACCAATTATCAGGCTTATATAAGTGAATTTGCCAAAGAGAGGGATGAACTGCAGAGAACAATAATAGAAAAGGCGAAGCAACTTGAAGGAAGTACTGAGAACTTAGAAGGATTAACAAGGTGGGCATTTGAAGAAGAGATAAAGCTTGTGGAAAGATGGGAAAAACGGATCACACCAGGCAAGTTTCCTTTCTTTTATGGCATGAGGTGGAAAAAAGTTAACAGGAAAGCGGGTTTAAGACAAGATTTTTAA
- the ndk gene encoding nucleoside-diphosphate kinase, with protein MNKVERTLVIIKPDAVVRGLVGEIISRFEKRGLKIIGMKMIHIDRELAEKHYEEHKGKPFFKPLIDYITKAPSILMVVEGRYAISVVRKMCGATDPKDAEPGTIRGDYGLDVGDAIYNVIHASDSEETAKREIALYFKDEELFEYCKAAEWFYHSHWDEEKGEYLDSTKCLEL; from the coding sequence ATGAACAAAGTGGAGAGAACACTAGTAATCATAAAGCCTGATGCCGTTGTTAGAGGACTCGTAGGTGAAATTATCAGTAGATTTGAGAAGCGAGGTCTTAAAATAATTGGGATGAAGATGATACACATTGATAGGGAATTGGCCGAAAAGCACTATGAGGAGCACAAGGGAAAGCCATTTTTTAAACCACTAATAGACTACATAACAAAGGCTCCAAGTATTTTGATGGTCGTAGAAGGAAGATACGCGATTAGCGTGGTAAGAAAGATGTGTGGTGCAACGGATCCAAAGGACGCCGAGCCAGGAACAATTAGAGGTGATTATGGTCTTGATGTGGGGGATGCAATATACAATGTTATTCATGCCTCTGATAGTGAAGAAACCGCCAAGAGAGAAATAGCACTCTATTTCAAGGACGAGGAACTCTTTGAGTATTGCAAAGCCGCAGAGTGGTTCTACCACTCTCACTGGGACGAAGAAAAAGGTGAATACTTGGACTCAACAAAGTGTTTGGAGCTTTGA
- a CDS encoding glutamate--tRNA ligase, whose amino-acid sequence MEIRETILKYALINAIQHDGKANSKAVIGKILGENPKLRPKAREIIPLVNDIVQEVNSMGIEDQKAKLNEIYPEFFEKKEEKREEKKGLPPLPKAEKGKVITRFAPNPDGAFHLGNARAAILSHEYARIYGGKFILRFDDTDPKVKRPEPIFYKWIIEDLKWLGFQIDEIHMASDRLEIYYSYAEKLLAMGKAYVCTCKPEDFRKLRDEGKACPHRDIPPEIQLQEWKKMLNGEYKEGEAVVRIKTDLSHPNPAVRDWPALRIINNPNHPRTGDKYHVWPLYNFASAIDDHELGVTHIFRGQEHAENETKQRYVYEYFGWEYPQTVHHGRLSIEGVILSKSKTRKGIEEGKYLGWDDPRLGTIRALKRRGIQSEAIKELIIEVGLKKSDTTISWDNLAAINRRLIEPIANRYFFVADPIPMEIKGYNEEFIAEVPLHPDHPERGIRKLKFTPGKPVYVSKDDLELLKSNEYVRLKDLFNVKILEVSEERIVVEFDSIEYEKARENRWRMIHWVPEGKPCEVLIPEGDELIVRKGLLETNANLKVDDIVQFERFGFVRIDKIEEEKVTAIFAHK is encoded by the coding sequence ATGGAGATAAGGGAGACTATACTCAAATATGCGCTCATCAATGCTATCCAGCATGATGGAAAAGCCAATTCCAAAGCAGTTATAGGAAAAATACTTGGTGAGAACCCGAAACTAAGGCCAAAAGCTAGAGAAATAATTCCTCTTGTCAATGATATAGTCCAAGAAGTCAATTCTATGGGTATTGAGGATCAAAAAGCCAAGTTAAATGAAATTTATCCTGAATTCTTCGAAAAGAAGGAGGAAAAAAGGGAAGAAAAGAAAGGTCTCCCCCCCTTACCTAAGGCAGAAAAAGGAAAAGTCATCACAAGATTCGCCCCAAACCCTGATGGTGCATTTCATTTAGGAAATGCTAGAGCTGCAATCCTAAGTCATGAATACGCTAGAATTTATGGTGGAAAATTCATCCTGAGATTTGATGATACCGACCCCAAAGTAAAAAGGCCTGAACCAATCTTTTACAAGTGGATTATTGAGGATCTAAAATGGTTGGGCTTCCAGATAGATGAAATCCACATGGCAAGTGACAGGCTGGAAATTTATTATTCCTATGCCGAAAAACTGCTCGCGATGGGGAAAGCCTACGTATGCACATGCAAACCAGAGGATTTCAGGAAGCTCAGAGATGAAGGAAAAGCATGCCCCCATAGGGACATACCCCCAGAAATCCAGCTTCAAGAATGGAAAAAGATGCTCAATGGTGAGTATAAGGAAGGAGAGGCTGTCGTAAGAATAAAAACTGACCTGAGTCATCCAAATCCAGCGGTAAGAGATTGGCCAGCACTTAGAATTATTAATAATCCCAATCACCCAAGAACAGGAGACAAATACCACGTATGGCCCCTCTATAACTTCGCTTCTGCTATAGACGATCATGAGCTTGGTGTTACTCACATCTTCAGAGGGCAAGAACATGCAGAAAACGAGACAAAGCAGAGGTATGTATACGAGTATTTTGGATGGGAATATCCACAAACAGTTCACCATGGAAGACTCTCAATTGAAGGAGTTATCTTAAGCAAGTCAAAAACACGGAAAGGAATAGAAGAAGGCAAATACTTAGGATGGGATGATCCAAGACTCGGAACTATTAGGGCTCTAAAAAGAAGAGGTATCCAATCAGAGGCTATTAAAGAACTAATAATTGAAGTAGGGCTCAAAAAAAGCGATACTACCATCAGTTGGGATAACTTAGCAGCAATAAACAGAAGACTAATCGAACCTATTGCCAACAGGTACTTCTTTGTTGCCGATCCAATACCAATGGAGATTAAGGGTTACAACGAAGAGTTCATAGCAGAAGTACCTCTCCATCCCGACCATCCCGAGAGAGGTATTAGAAAGCTTAAATTCACTCCTGGAAAACCAGTGTACGTATCAAAAGACGACCTCGAACTCCTCAAGAGCAACGAATATGTTAGACTTAAGGACCTCTTCAATGTAAAAATCCTGGAAGTTAGTGAAGAAAGAATTGTGGTAGAATTTGATAGTATTGAATACGAAAAGGCCAGAGAAAACAGGTGGAGAATGATTCATTGGGTTCCAGAAGGAAAACCATGTGAGGTTTTAATACCAGAAGGAGATGAACTCATAGTTAGGAAAGGCCTGCTTGAAACCAATGCAAATCTAAAAGTTGATGACATAGTCCAGTTCGAGCGTTTTGGCTTTGTGAGAATAGACAAGATAGAGGAGGAAAAAGTAACAGCAATCTTTGCTCACAAGTGA
- a CDS encoding asparagine synthase-related protein, which translates to MEVYHLYSGGKDSSLAAYILKRLGYEVKLITVNFGLLDSWKYAKETAQRLGFEHEVFFLDRIILEKATEMCINDKHPNNAIQFIHERALEEIARRDDVERISDGTRRDDRVPLLDQRKTRSLEDRFNVQYIRPLLGLGYKTIRELTDRLFIIELKESEELEKSDYEVEIRYLLREKGIDPLTIFPKRHLQSRVLGWKKEKAHL; encoded by the coding sequence ATGGAGGTTTACCATCTTTACAGCGGAGGAAAAGACTCTTCACTGGCGGCATATATTTTGAAGAGACTGGGCTATGAAGTTAAACTGATTACTGTTAATTTTGGACTCCTTGACAGCTGGAAATATGCTAAAGAAACTGCACAAAGGCTTGGTTTTGAGCATGAAGTGTTTTTCTTAGACAGAATAATTCTTGAAAAAGCTACTGAGATGTGTATCAACGATAAACATCCAAACAATGCTATCCAATTTATTCATGAAAGGGCACTGGAAGAGATTGCCAGACGTGATGACGTAGAAAGAATAAGCGATGGGACTAGAAGGGATGATAGAGTACCTCTGCTGGATCAAAGGAAAACAAGAAGTCTTGAGGATAGATTCAACGTTCAGTACATACGGCCACTTTTGGGCCTTGGGTATAAGACAATAAGAGAGCTTACGGATAGACTTTTCATAATTGAACTCAAAGAGAGTGAAGAGCTCGAAAAATCTGACTATGAAGTGGAAATCAGATATCTCTTAAGAGAGAAAGGCATAGACCCACTTACAATTTTCCCAAAAAGACATTTGCAGTCAAGGGTACTGGGATGGAAAAAAGAAAAGGCTCACTTGTGA